From a single Mesorhizobium shangrilense genomic region:
- a CDS encoding inositol monophosphatase family protein: MAELDCPRDFLELANGMADAVRDIVRPYFRQRLAVDSKADSSPVTIADREAEAAMRRMIAGAFPDHGIRGEEFGAHQAQAEWVWVLDPIDGTKSFISGSLAFVTQIALLHRGVPVLGIIDQPITCERWLGQRGAATVLNGKPVRTSETRGIEQAIVYTSALEQFDEDRRKRFAALASKVRFTRMSHDGYAAGLLALGGVDLLLESNVFDYDIMPQMPIVLGAGGVVTDWNGRPLGDRQSFETVLMAANRDLHRAALELLRG, encoded by the coding sequence ATGGCTGAACTGGATTGTCCTCGGGATTTCCTCGAACTGGCGAACGGCATGGCGGACGCCGTGCGCGACATCGTCCGTCCGTATTTTCGTCAACGGCTGGCGGTCGATTCCAAGGCGGATTCCAGTCCGGTGACGATAGCCGACCGGGAGGCCGAAGCCGCGATGCGGCGGATGATCGCTGGGGCCTTTCCCGACCACGGCATTCGCGGCGAGGAGTTCGGCGCGCATCAGGCGCAGGCAGAATGGGTTTGGGTGCTCGATCCGATCGACGGCACGAAGTCCTTCATTTCAGGCTCGCTGGCTTTCGTCACCCAGATCGCGCTGCTGCACCGCGGCGTGCCTGTGCTCGGCATCATCGACCAGCCGATCACCTGCGAACGGTGGCTAGGGCAAAGAGGGGCAGCGACGGTGCTGAACGGCAAGCCAGTCCGCACCAGCGAAACCCGCGGTATCGAGCAGGCCATCGTCTACACGTCCGCGCTGGAGCAGTTCGACGAGGATCGCCGCAAGCGCTTTGCGGCGCTGGCTTCCAAAGTGCGTTTCACGCGCATGTCGCATGACGGCTATGCCGCCGGCCTGTTGGCCCTTGGCGGAGTGGACCTGCTGTTGGAAAGCAATGTGTTCGACTATGACATCATGCCCCAGATGCCGATCGTGCTGGGGGCGGGTGGTGTCGTTACCGACTGGAACGGACGGCCGCTCGGCGACAGGCAGAGCTTCGAAACCGTGCTGATGGCGGCCAACCGGGATTTACACCGCGCCGCGCTGGAATTGCTGCGGGGCTGA
- a CDS encoding sugar phosphate isomerase/epimerase family protein: MNGTPAIPVIGDDWRRRIENLPADVRRRLAGRAEAAPLFAHAYAFHLNLRFGGIKPFELAEFAHRHGLAGLKIHVGDGEEASLNAMSRDDLCTFGEQVRKLGLEIHVETSTTSPDGLSDAVARALAVGASSLRCYPLYEGRISQIISWTIDDLRRLRRYDPDGKLRVTLEQHEDLRSDELVRIVNEVANPNLGLLFDFANMVNAYERPLTALACQAPHIMEVHVKDCLIQADGDGWAHLACASGHGHLPMHAMLVELLLLGQDEAQVLAFGLEEEEGYFAPALRWPGQGPDPFIAARTPSFTEIGSSNLHERLKQEAAAAAAQVRTIKSMLHEIAAEARRRNQSDGHNG; the protein is encoded by the coding sequence GTGAACGGAACGCCCGCCATCCCGGTGATCGGCGACGATTGGCGCCGCAGGATCGAGAATCTGCCGGCGGACGTCCGCCGGCGCCTTGCCGGGCGGGCGGAAGCAGCGCCGCTGTTCGCCCACGCCTATGCCTTTCATCTCAACTTGCGCTTCGGCGGCATAAAGCCATTCGAACTGGCGGAATTCGCGCACCGTCATGGGCTTGCCGGCCTCAAGATTCATGTCGGCGACGGCGAGGAAGCCAGCCTGAACGCCATGTCTCGGGATGACCTTTGCACTTTCGGTGAACAGGTGCGGAAACTTGGCCTCGAAATCCATGTCGAAACGAGCACGACATCTCCCGACGGCTTGTCGGATGCTGTTGCGAGGGCGCTGGCCGTCGGCGCCAGTTCGCTTCGCTGCTATCCTCTCTACGAGGGGCGCATCTCGCAGATAATTTCGTGGACGATCGACGACCTGCGCCGGTTGCGGCGGTACGATCCCGACGGCAAGCTGCGCGTCACGCTCGAGCAGCACGAAGACCTCAGATCCGATGAGCTTGTACGGATTGTGAACGAGGTTGCGAATCCGAACCTCGGCCTGCTGTTCGACTTCGCCAATATGGTCAACGCCTATGAGCGGCCGCTGACGGCGCTTGCGTGCCAGGCGCCACATATCATGGAAGTCCATGTGAAGGACTGCCTGATCCAGGCGGATGGGGACGGCTGGGCGCATCTGGCCTGCGCTTCGGGGCATGGACATCTGCCGATGCACGCCATGCTGGTCGAGTTGCTCCTGCTGGGCCAGGACGAAGCACAGGTTCTCGCGTTCGGGCTGGAGGAGGAGGAGGGTTATTTCGCCCCGGCCTTGCGCTGGCCAGGGCAAGGGCCGGATCCGTTCATAGCGGCCCGGACTCCGAGCTTCACCGAAATCGGCTCGTCGAACCTCCACGAGAGGCTGAAGCAGGAGGCGGCGGCAGCGGCGGCCCAGGTGCGCACGATCAAATCGATGCTCCATGAAATCGCGGCGGAAGCGCGTCGCCGCAACCAATCGGATGGACACAATGGCTGA
- the betA gene encoding choline dehydrogenase — MDATFDYIIIGAGSAGCVLANRLSEDPSVSVLVLEFGGSDKSIFIQMPTALSIPMNGTKYNWKYMTLPEPGLDGRRVHCPRGKVLGGSSSINGLVYMRGHARDFDEWAERGARGWGYANCLPYFQRAESWQDGGNSYRGEAGPLATNAGNRMKNPLYRAFVGAGREAGYIATDDPNGHMQEGFGAMHMTVKDGVRWSTANAYLKPAMGRPNLTVITHAMTRRVLLDGKRAVGVEYERGGARHVVNATREVLISSGPIGSPHLLQRSGIGPAAVLREAGVPVLHDLSGVGENLQDHSEVYIQYACKEPITLNGKMGPWSRFLIGAEWILFKKGLSVSNHFESGGFIRSDASLEWPDIQFHFLPAAMRYDGKKPLKGHGFMVLTGPNKPKSRGHVRLRSPEAHEQPDILFNYLSREEDREGFRRCLRLTREIIAQPAFDRFRGDEMAPGADVRTNDEIDAWVRETMESTYHPCGSCRMGEDAMAVVDSNLKVRGIEALRVIDSSVFPSEPNANLNAPTIMLAERASDIVRGKPLLAASNAAVGVAPGVGVTQRSGEPVRRIRR; from the coding sequence ATGGATGCCACTTTCGACTACATCATCATCGGCGCTGGCTCCGCTGGCTGCGTGCTGGCGAACCGCTTGTCCGAGGACCCCTCTGTGAGCGTTCTGGTGCTGGAGTTCGGCGGCAGCGACAAGTCGATCTTCATCCAGATGCCGACGGCGTTGTCGATCCCGATGAACGGCACGAAATACAACTGGAAATACATGACCCTACCGGAGCCCGGCTTGGACGGCCGGCGCGTGCATTGCCCGCGCGGGAAGGTGCTCGGCGGCTCCTCTTCGATCAACGGTCTGGTCTATATGCGCGGCCATGCCCGCGATTTCGACGAATGGGCCGAACGCGGCGCGCGCGGCTGGGGCTACGCCAACTGCCTGCCTTATTTCCAGCGGGCCGAGAGCTGGCAGGATGGCGGCAATTCCTATCGCGGAGAAGCTGGCCCGCTCGCCACCAACGCCGGTAACAGGATGAAGAACCCGCTCTACCGGGCCTTCGTCGGTGCCGGCCGCGAGGCGGGCTATATCGCCACCGACGATCCGAACGGCCACATGCAGGAAGGCTTCGGCGCGATGCACATGACCGTCAAGGACGGCGTGCGCTGGTCGACCGCCAACGCCTACCTCAAGCCGGCCATGGGGCGACCGAACCTGACCGTCATCACCCATGCGATGACCCGCCGCGTCCTCCTCGACGGCAAGCGTGCCGTCGGCGTCGAATACGAGCGGGGCGGTGCGAGGCATGTCGTCAACGCGACCCGCGAGGTGCTGATATCGTCGGGACCGATCGGTTCGCCGCACCTCCTGCAGCGATCCGGCATCGGCCCGGCGGCGGTGCTGCGAGAAGCGGGCGTGCCGGTCCTTCATGATCTTTCGGGTGTCGGTGAGAATCTTCAGGACCATTCGGAAGTCTATATCCAGTACGCCTGCAAGGAGCCAATCACGCTGAACGGCAAGATGGGTCCGTGGAGCCGTTTCCTGATCGGCGCCGAATGGATCCTGTTCAAGAAGGGCCTGTCGGTGTCGAACCATTTCGAAAGCGGTGGCTTCATCCGCTCCGACGCATCGCTCGAATGGCCCGATATCCAGTTCCATTTCCTGCCCGCCGCGATGCGCTACGACGGCAAGAAGCCGCTTAAGGGTCATGGCTTCATGGTGCTGACGGGTCCGAACAAGCCCAAGAGCCGCGGCCATGTGCGGCTGCGCTCGCCGGAGGCCCATGAGCAGCCGGACATCCTGTTCAACTACCTCTCCCGCGAGGAAGACCGCGAAGGTTTCCGTCGCTGCCTCAGGCTGACCCGCGAGATCATCGCTCAGCCTGCATTCGACCGCTTCCGCGGCGACGAGATGGCGCCGGGCGCCGATGTCAGGACGAATGACGAGATCGACGCCTGGGTGCGCGAGACGATGGAGAGCACTTACCACCCCTGCGGCTCCTGCCGTATGGGCGAGGACGCCATGGCCGTGGTGGACAGCAACCTCAAGGTGCGTGGCATTGAGGCTCTGCGCGTGATCGACAGTTCAGTCTTCCCGTCCGAGCCGAATGCCAATCTCAACGCGCCCACCATCATGCTGGCCGAGCGCGCCTCCGACATCGTGCGCGGCAAGCCGCTGCTGGCCGCCTCCAATGCAGCCGTCGGCGTGGCGCCGGGCGTCGGGGTCACGCAGCGCAGCGGTGAACCGGTGCGCCGGATCCGGCGATAG
- a CDS encoding ABC transporter ATP-binding protein produces MGALDIENVSLRFGTRHSSQVVALSNLHMRIPDKQFAVIVGPSGCGKSSLLDLVAGLKEASSGECKVNSKTVFGPGRDRGMVFQNYSLFPWLSVQKNVEFGLALRNVAMRERAERARHFVHAVGLRGFENAYPSHLSGGMKQRVAIARALANDPEVLLMDEPFGALDSQTRAVMQELLIDIWERHQKTVLFVTHDIDEAIFLGDVVYVMSARPGRIIDTVQVDLPRPRQYDLVTTQDFIDLKRRIQKNLHHEVHKALAAAGAD; encoded by the coding sequence ATGGGTGCTCTCGACATTGAAAATGTAAGTCTGCGATTTGGGACGCGGCATTCCAGCCAAGTCGTCGCTCTCAGCAATCTCCATATGCGCATCCCGGACAAACAGTTCGCCGTCATCGTCGGACCATCGGGCTGCGGCAAGTCGAGCCTGCTCGATCTGGTGGCTGGATTGAAAGAGGCATCGAGCGGGGAATGCAAGGTCAATAGCAAGACAGTATTCGGTCCTGGCCGGGATCGGGGAATGGTCTTCCAGAACTACTCGTTGTTTCCTTGGCTATCGGTTCAGAAGAATGTCGAATTCGGCCTTGCGCTGCGCAACGTCGCCATGCGCGAGCGGGCCGAGCGGGCACGCCATTTCGTGCATGCGGTCGGCTTGAGGGGATTCGAGAATGCCTATCCCAGCCATCTTTCGGGCGGCATGAAGCAGAGGGTCGCGATCGCCCGCGCGTTGGCGAATGATCCGGAAGTGCTGTTGATGGACGAGCCATTCGGGGCATTGGATAGCCAGACCAGAGCGGTGATGCAGGAACTATTGATCGACATCTGGGAACGGCATCAGAAGACCGTCCTTTTCGTGACGCACGACATCGACGAAGCGATTTTTCTTGGCGACGTCGTCTATGTGATGTCGGCCAGACCCGGCCGCATCATCGATACGGTTCAGGTCGATCTGCCTCGGCCACGTCAATACGATTTGGTAACGACACAGGATTTCATCGACCTCAAGCGGCGAATCCAGAAGAACCTGCATCACGAAGTTCACAAGGCTCTCGCGGCCGCCGGCGCGGACTAA
- a CDS encoding ABC transporter permease, which produces MTGAALLVNRILTPRRSISRGITLGAGAMVSGGILLGWCIATYGGLTDPLFLPAPHRVVMAFWHSLLDGSLLRNTWASLLVINVGFLLSSIVAVPLGILMGSFRVVSAALEPIVNFMRYLPVTSMIPLLILWIGIGFEEKVAVIFIGTFFQQIVMISDVSARVPAELFNASYTLGATRWQVVTRMLLPATMPGVMDTLRVTMGWAWTYLVIAELVASSSGLGYMSMQAMRGLHAEYIFVGILVIGMLGLATDQIFKWIKIVCLPWAEQR; this is translated from the coding sequence ATGACCGGCGCGGCACTGCTCGTGAACCGAATACTGACGCCGCGCCGGTCCATTTCGCGCGGCATCACCCTGGGCGCCGGCGCGATGGTGAGCGGCGGCATCCTGCTTGGTTGGTGCATCGCGACCTATGGCGGGCTGACGGATCCGCTGTTCCTGCCGGCTCCGCACCGAGTGGTCATGGCGTTCTGGCATTCGCTGCTTGACGGGTCCCTGCTCAGGAACACCTGGGCCAGCCTGCTCGTCATCAATGTCGGCTTCCTCCTGTCCTCGATCGTGGCGGTTCCGCTCGGGATATTGATGGGCAGCTTCCGCGTCGTGTCCGCGGCGCTGGAGCCAATCGTGAACTTCATGCGCTATCTGCCGGTGACGTCCATGATCCCATTGCTGATCCTGTGGATCGGCATTGGCTTCGAAGAAAAAGTCGCCGTCATTTTTATCGGCACGTTCTTCCAGCAGATTGTCATGATTTCCGATGTTTCCGCCCGGGTTCCCGCCGAATTGTTCAACGCCTCCTACACGTTGGGCGCGACCAGATGGCAAGTCGTTACCAGAATGTTGCTGCCGGCGACCATGCCTGGGGTCATGGACACGCTGCGCGTCACCATGGGATGGGCTTGGACTTATCTTGTGATCGCGGAACTCGTCGCTTCGAGCTCCGGCCTTGGCTACATGAGCATGCAGGCGATGCGCGGCCTGCACGCCGAGTACATCTTCGTCGGCATCCTGGTCATCGGCATGCTTGGGTTGGCGACCGACCAGATTTTCAAATGGATCAAGATCGTATGCCTGCCTTGGGCAGAGCAACGCTGA